In Zingiber officinale cultivar Zhangliang chromosome 11B, Zo_v1.1, whole genome shotgun sequence, a single window of DNA contains:
- the LOC122033692 gene encoding pentatricopeptide repeat-containing protein At1g76280-like isoform X1 — protein MHRCRARITRQSLADFSNSCEVRKGVRKNGIDLTESSHAFSSSNDLSTNLLGDRLGTKLLQLQVINALRRGDNQQASKFLLNLGEVKDYLNPNSFSYILEYCASKGDPLFAMETWNTMEEKDIALNKRNCSFILQAFSKRGYMEQAFNLLNSLGENDRVHSSLPMFNLFLSGCWSSKSFNYVNHCLGLMETQLVGKSEVTYWELLKLAVLQRSLSSVHEIWKEYARYYNPSAIMLRKFIWSFSRLGDLESANAALKHLVMFARQGSACLSKSASGQYRSSGLDIPIPSKDKLCEKVLLDNPTSLTHSRNPEISVGLEARLEVLDMRHNNDNRNLELEKIFDGQSQSDKVDTLVSGTLIDQLISKSGKSKFISEAHEIIDDAVLNNLSLKDKQEAFCDPRTENMKQISKRFSRPLMNLLRWSFNDIIHACAELNNYQLAEQLFLQMFDIGLKPSKHTYDGFVKSAIAGKGVEYGMKVLKMMEEMNIEPYNDTFAVLSIGYSRNFELDLAEFFADKISVCLPKYMYTYNSLFAACGIMGEPERAVRLLVKLKKLNMKLNISTYAHMFSLFGTVNAPYEQGNILSRLDVSKRISAIEMDMANNGIRHSYTSLKNLIRALGEEGMIEEMLQYLNVAENMLWQADGHQKTDMYNVVLHALVQAKEFHKAIEVFRGMRLCSFPANVATYNMMIECCSVLNSFKSACAILSLMIRDGFCPQILTFTALIKVLLANEDFEGAFSVLDQSRSEGIQPDIQFFNTILRQAFLKGRIDVIEIIIETMHRDKISPDPSSLWYTFTAYVENEFHSTAMEALQVLSMRMVSEDSEILQEKRDTFGQLILSEDSDVELQIVQTTFEKSQEFLATALINLRWCAIMGSSISWNPEESPWAKRLANLVSS, from the exons ATGCATAGGTGTCG AGCTAGAATCACTCGGCAATCACTTGCAGATTTTTCCAATTCATGTGAAGTACGGAAGGGG GTTCGGAAGAATGGAATCGATTTAACAGAGTCATCTCATGCGTTCTCATCTTCTAATG ATCTCAGTACCAATCTTTTGGGTGACCGTTTGGGTACTAAATTGCTGCAGCTGCAAGTTATTAATGCACTTCGGAGGGGAGATAACCAGCAAGCCTCCAAATTTCTTTTAAACCTTGGTGAAGTGAAGGACTACTTAAATCCCAATAGTTTTTCTTATATTCTGGAATATTGTGCATCCAAGGGTGATCCATTG TTTGCTATGGAGACATGGAATACGATGGAGGAAAAAGATATTGCCTTAAACAAGAGAAATTGCAGCTTCATACTTCAAGCTTTTAGTAAACGAGGATACATGGAGCAG GCATTTAACCTGCTTAATTCTCTTGGGGAAAATGATCGGGTGCATTCTTCGCTGCCAATGTTTAATCTTTTCTTAAGTGGATGTTGGAGTTCGAAGAGCTTCAATTATGTTAACCATTGCTTGGGGCTGATGGAAACACAACTTGTTGGCAAGTCTGAAGTAACCTACTGGGAACTTCTTAAG CTTGCAGTTCTGCAGAGAAGTCTATCTTCAGTTCATGAGATCTGGAAGGAGTATGCTAGATATTACAATCCAAGTGCAATAATGTTACGGAAATTTATTTGGTCCTTCAGTAGGTTAGGTGATCTTGAATCTGCAAATGCTGCCTTAAAACATCTAGTCATGTTTGCAAGACAAGGTAGTGCTTGCCTTTCAAAATCTGCTTCTGGACAATATCGTTCATCAGGTTTAGATATCCCTATTCCTTCAAAGGACAAACTATGTGAGAAGGTTTTGTTGGACAATCCAACTTCCTTAACCCACAGCAGAAACCCTGAGATAAGTGTAGGTTTGGAAGCTAGGCTGGAGGTATTGGATATGAGACATAACAATGACAATAGGAATCTTGAATTAGAGAAAATTTTTGATGGTCAATCACAATCTGACAAAGTTGATACACTTGTATCAGGAACCCTAATAGATCAATTAATAAGCAAGTCAGGGAAAAGTAAATTCATTTCAGAGGCACATGAAATCATTGATGATGCTGTTCTAAACAACCTAAGTTTGAAAGACAAGCAAGAAGCTTTTTGTGATCCCAGAACTGAAAACATGAAACAGATATCGAAAAGGTTCTCCCGTCCGCTTATGAACTTGTTGAGATGGTCTTTTAATGACATCATACATGCCTGTGCAGAATTGAATAATTACCAGTTGGCTGAGCAGCTATTTTTGCAG ATGTTTGACATTGGGTTGAAAccttctaaacatacatatgatGGCTTTGTTAAATCTGCCATTGCAGGAAAGGGAGTTGAATATGGCATGAAAGTG CTCAAGATGATGGAGGAAATGAACATCGAACCATATAATGATACTTTTGCAGTTCTCTCAATTGGTTATAGCCGAAATTTTGAGCTGGATTTGGCTGAGTTTTTTGCAGATAAGATATCTGTTTGCCTACCCAAGTACATGTATACCTACAATTCTTTGTTTGCTGCCTGTGGTATCATG GGTGAACCAGAACGCGCAGTCCGTCTTCTTGTGAAGCTCAAGAAACTGAACATGAAGTTAAATATTTCAACCTATGCACATATGTTCTCATTGTTTGGTACTGTCAATGCCCCTTATGAGCAGGGAAATATTCTTTCCCGTCTTGATGTTTCCAAAAGAATAAGTGCTATTGAGATGGATATGGCAAATAATGGAATCCGACACAGTTATACATCTTTGAAGAATTTG ATTAGAGCTTTAGGAGAGGAGGGCATGATAGAAGAAATGCTGCAGTATCTAAATGTTGCCGAGAACATGCTATGGCAGGCAGATGGTCACCAGAAAACTGATATGTATAATGTTGTACTGCATGCACTTGTACAAGCAAAGGAG TTTCACAAGGCAATTGAAGTCTTCAGAGGTATGAGATTATGCAGTTTTCCTGCTAATGTTGCAACATACAACATGATGATAGAATGCTGCAGCGTTCTTAATAGTTTCAAGTCTGCTTGTGCAATTCTTTCCTTGATGATACGCGATGGTTTCTGCCCACAGATTTTGACTTTTACTGCCTTGATTAAG GTTCTTCTAGCAAATGAAGATTTTGAAGGAGCTTTTAGTGTTTTGGATCAATCAAGGTCCGAAGGCATTCAGCCTGATATCCAGTTTTTTAACACAATCCTTCGGCAAGCATTTCTAAAG GGTAGAATTGATGTGATAGAAATTATAATCGAGACCATGCATAGAGATAAAATAAGTCCTGATCCATCTTCTCTATGGTACACATTCACTGCATATGTAGAGAATGAATTCCACAGCACGGCTATGGAGGCACTCCAAGTGCTGAGCATGCGGATGGTCTCTGAAGATTCTGAGATTCTTCAAGAGAAAAGAGATACTTTTGGGCAATTAATACTTAGTGAAGACTCAGATGTAGAGCTACAGATTGTTCAGACAACTTTTGAAAAATCACAAGAATTTCTTGCAACTGCTCTAATAAACTTGAGGTGGTGTGCTATCATGGGTTCTTCCATATCATGGAATCCAGAGGAAAGTCCATGGGCGAAAAGGCTCGCCAATTTAGTTTCTTCTTAA
- the LOC122033692 gene encoding pentatricopeptide repeat-containing protein At1g76280-like isoform X2, with product MRSHLLMLQVINALRRGDNQQASKFLLNLGEVKDYLNPNSFSYILEYCASKGDPLFAMETWNTMEEKDIALNKRNCSFILQAFSKRGYMEQAFNLLNSLGENDRVHSSLPMFNLFLSGCWSSKSFNYVNHCLGLMETQLVGKSEVTYWELLKLAVLQRSLSSVHEIWKEYARYYNPSAIMLRKFIWSFSRLGDLESANAALKHLVMFARQGSACLSKSASGQYRSSGLDIPIPSKDKLCEKVLLDNPTSLTHSRNPEISVGLEARLEVLDMRHNNDNRNLELEKIFDGQSQSDKVDTLVSGTLIDQLISKSGKSKFISEAHEIIDDAVLNNLSLKDKQEAFCDPRTENMKQISKRFSRPLMNLLRWSFNDIIHACAELNNYQLAEQLFLQMFDIGLKPSKHTYDGFVKSAIAGKGVEYGMKVLKMMEEMNIEPYNDTFAVLSIGYSRNFELDLAEFFADKISVCLPKYMYTYNSLFAACGIMGEPERAVRLLVKLKKLNMKLNISTYAHMFSLFGTVNAPYEQGNILSRLDVSKRISAIEMDMANNGIRHSYTSLKNLIRALGEEGMIEEMLQYLNVAENMLWQADGHQKTDMYNVVLHALVQAKEFHKAIEVFRGMRLCSFPANVATYNMMIECCSVLNSFKSACAILSLMIRDGFCPQILTFTALIKVLLANEDFEGAFSVLDQSRSEGIQPDIQFFNTILRQAFLKGRIDVIEIIIETMHRDKISPDPSSLWYTFTAYVENEFHSTAMEALQVLSMRMVSEDSEILQEKRDTFGQLILSEDSDVELQIVQTTFEKSQEFLATALINLRWCAIMGSSISWNPEESPWAKRLANLVSS from the exons ATGCGTTCTCATCTTCTAATG CTGCAAGTTATTAATGCACTTCGGAGGGGAGATAACCAGCAAGCCTCCAAATTTCTTTTAAACCTTGGTGAAGTGAAGGACTACTTAAATCCCAATAGTTTTTCTTATATTCTGGAATATTGTGCATCCAAGGGTGATCCATTG TTTGCTATGGAGACATGGAATACGATGGAGGAAAAAGATATTGCCTTAAACAAGAGAAATTGCAGCTTCATACTTCAAGCTTTTAGTAAACGAGGATACATGGAGCAG GCATTTAACCTGCTTAATTCTCTTGGGGAAAATGATCGGGTGCATTCTTCGCTGCCAATGTTTAATCTTTTCTTAAGTGGATGTTGGAGTTCGAAGAGCTTCAATTATGTTAACCATTGCTTGGGGCTGATGGAAACACAACTTGTTGGCAAGTCTGAAGTAACCTACTGGGAACTTCTTAAG CTTGCAGTTCTGCAGAGAAGTCTATCTTCAGTTCATGAGATCTGGAAGGAGTATGCTAGATATTACAATCCAAGTGCAATAATGTTACGGAAATTTATTTGGTCCTTCAGTAGGTTAGGTGATCTTGAATCTGCAAATGCTGCCTTAAAACATCTAGTCATGTTTGCAAGACAAGGTAGTGCTTGCCTTTCAAAATCTGCTTCTGGACAATATCGTTCATCAGGTTTAGATATCCCTATTCCTTCAAAGGACAAACTATGTGAGAAGGTTTTGTTGGACAATCCAACTTCCTTAACCCACAGCAGAAACCCTGAGATAAGTGTAGGTTTGGAAGCTAGGCTGGAGGTATTGGATATGAGACATAACAATGACAATAGGAATCTTGAATTAGAGAAAATTTTTGATGGTCAATCACAATCTGACAAAGTTGATACACTTGTATCAGGAACCCTAATAGATCAATTAATAAGCAAGTCAGGGAAAAGTAAATTCATTTCAGAGGCACATGAAATCATTGATGATGCTGTTCTAAACAACCTAAGTTTGAAAGACAAGCAAGAAGCTTTTTGTGATCCCAGAACTGAAAACATGAAACAGATATCGAAAAGGTTCTCCCGTCCGCTTATGAACTTGTTGAGATGGTCTTTTAATGACATCATACATGCCTGTGCAGAATTGAATAATTACCAGTTGGCTGAGCAGCTATTTTTGCAG ATGTTTGACATTGGGTTGAAAccttctaaacatacatatgatGGCTTTGTTAAATCTGCCATTGCAGGAAAGGGAGTTGAATATGGCATGAAAGTG CTCAAGATGATGGAGGAAATGAACATCGAACCATATAATGATACTTTTGCAGTTCTCTCAATTGGTTATAGCCGAAATTTTGAGCTGGATTTGGCTGAGTTTTTTGCAGATAAGATATCTGTTTGCCTACCCAAGTACATGTATACCTACAATTCTTTGTTTGCTGCCTGTGGTATCATG GGTGAACCAGAACGCGCAGTCCGTCTTCTTGTGAAGCTCAAGAAACTGAACATGAAGTTAAATATTTCAACCTATGCACATATGTTCTCATTGTTTGGTACTGTCAATGCCCCTTATGAGCAGGGAAATATTCTTTCCCGTCTTGATGTTTCCAAAAGAATAAGTGCTATTGAGATGGATATGGCAAATAATGGAATCCGACACAGTTATACATCTTTGAAGAATTTG ATTAGAGCTTTAGGAGAGGAGGGCATGATAGAAGAAATGCTGCAGTATCTAAATGTTGCCGAGAACATGCTATGGCAGGCAGATGGTCACCAGAAAACTGATATGTATAATGTTGTACTGCATGCACTTGTACAAGCAAAGGAG TTTCACAAGGCAATTGAAGTCTTCAGAGGTATGAGATTATGCAGTTTTCCTGCTAATGTTGCAACATACAACATGATGATAGAATGCTGCAGCGTTCTTAATAGTTTCAAGTCTGCTTGTGCAATTCTTTCCTTGATGATACGCGATGGTTTCTGCCCACAGATTTTGACTTTTACTGCCTTGATTAAG GTTCTTCTAGCAAATGAAGATTTTGAAGGAGCTTTTAGTGTTTTGGATCAATCAAGGTCCGAAGGCATTCAGCCTGATATCCAGTTTTTTAACACAATCCTTCGGCAAGCATTTCTAAAG GGTAGAATTGATGTGATAGAAATTATAATCGAGACCATGCATAGAGATAAAATAAGTCCTGATCCATCTTCTCTATGGTACACATTCACTGCATATGTAGAGAATGAATTCCACAGCACGGCTATGGAGGCACTCCAAGTGCTGAGCATGCGGATGGTCTCTGAAGATTCTGAGATTCTTCAAGAGAAAAGAGATACTTTTGGGCAATTAATACTTAGTGAAGACTCAGATGTAGAGCTACAGATTGTTCAGACAACTTTTGAAAAATCACAAGAATTTCTTGCAACTGCTCTAATAAACTTGAGGTGGTGTGCTATCATGGGTTCTTCCATATCATGGAATCCAGAGGAAAGTCCATGGGCGAAAAGGCTCGCCAATTTAGTTTCTTCTTAA